The region GGCTTTAAGTCTTTTAATCGTGCCTAGTTTTCGATACCTTCCAAATACGTTTATCATTGAAAACATTCCGCCTGATAAAAGCGATAATCCTATAACCCCGGTTAAAATAAAATCCAAAGTATTTTCTTGACTTTCTCCTATGGTGGTTTCAACAAATTCCACGTTTATATAACCTTCATTCATCCCTACAAAATTCTTTTTCAACAAACTTTGCAATTTTAACTTTAAAAATATATTGCTCCGATTATTTATATCTGCTTCTGTTTGAACAAAAGTTATTTGATTATTCTCAACCATAATTATTCCCATATCGATTTGATCGCTTTCTAAAGCTTGACTTAAAGAGTTTTTGTCTTCAAAAAATAAAACTTGATAAGGAAGATCTTCTACAATCCCCTCTTCAAAATTACCGGCGATTCCCAATTTATATTCAACACTTTGGTCAATCTCTAAACCAAAAACAATCCCGAAAAGCAACAGTATTAGAACAGGTAGAAGCAGAGTAAAGAACACTTCAAAACCGTTTCTAAAGGTTTCTTTATAAAATATACTCACTAAAGAAAACATGCGTTTATTTTTCATGGTAAACCATCCCCTTATAACTCATTGAAAAGATTAAGATAGATGCCACCATCCAGATAACAGGCACAATTATATTAACAGGGACAAGAACATTACCCGTCATCAACTTCCTCATCCCATCTAATAAATAAGTAACAGGGTTAAAATAAACGTACCATCTTATAAACCAAGGTGTATTAGTCACCTCAAAATAAAATCCACTTAAAAAAATGGTCGCTTGATAAATAACCTGAGAAATTGCTTCGGCGGATCCCATATTCTTATACAAAGAAGAAAGAAGAAGGCCGACACTCAGTATCACGAGGATTGAAAAACCACTGTAGGCTATAAACTCTGGTTTATATATATCCGGATTAACATCAAAAAGGTAAGCCTCAACGTATAAAACGATCAAAGAAAGCAACAGTAGGATGAGATGTGAAAGTAAAAAGCTAAAAAAGTATTCGTTCCCTTTTATAGGAGTAGAGTTTAGCCTTTTAAAAACACCTTTTTCAACGTAATACGAAAAATAAATAGGCATATTAAATACAGCTACAGTCAAAACAGACATCAAAATAATGGCAGGAAATAGAAAATCTCTGTA is a window of Petrotoga olearia DSM 13574 DNA encoding:
- a CDS encoding ABC transporter permease, translated to MKNKRMFSLVSIFYKETFRNGFEVFFTLLLPVLILLLFGIVFGLEIDQSVEYKLGIAGNFEEGIVEDLPYQVLFFEDKNSLSQALESDQIDMGIIMVENNQITFVQTEADINNRSNIFLKLKLQSLLKKNFVGMNEGYINVEFVETTIGESQENTLDFILTGVIGLSLLSGGMFSMINVFGRYRKLGTIKRLKASPMKPIEFTLSASFTKLFLNLISMFIIVFLGKTIFDLSLTFNWGLLVIVFFTSSIGMMGFGILLLLLFKEPSVTIEIASILYVAMTFFSGVYFPVEFLPSSVRWISNILPVKYVVDLIRYTGNIKQISLNAFVIINLVLFVGGLFLLFVSSEVFLKEEK
- a CDS encoding ABC transporter permease, with amino-acid sequence MKKIINLTKTFFLNSSREFAVPFWTIIFPTLFFILFVSIFENIGTSENLDLKVGIYYEEPLQGVIKTTFDDVFSPSESNHIPFQVEEYDSFEKGLQNLKNSEINVFVVFPENFNLLNLKFLIETIEVPDIKVYYTNDSASMYAKDIFEIFLDEMNIMMYTRGEEVKLTVNEEIIGIKQSEPYRYRDFLFPAIILMSVLTVAVFNMPIYFSYYVEKGVFKRLNSTPIKGNEYFFSFLLSHLILLLLSLIVLYVEAYLFDVNPDIYKPEFIAYSGFSILVILSVGLLLSSLYKNMGSAEAISQVIYQATIFLSGFYFEVTNTPWFIRWYVYFNPVTYLLDGMRKLMTGNVLVPVNIIVPVIWMVASILIFSMSYKGMVYHEK